From a region of the Bacillus alveayuensis genome:
- a CDS encoding hypothetical protein (product_source=Hypo-rule applied; cath_funfam=1.20.5.370; superfamily=58022): protein MFAQTERLFAQTERFFVQTERLIAQTERLFAQTERFFARTERLIAQTERLFPQTERLFPQTERLFPQTERLFPQTERFSAELRERCEIVARIEKEAVIVSDLNTKNV from the coding sequence TTGTTCGCTCAAACCGAGAGATTGTTCGCACAAACCGAGAGATTCTTCGTGCAAACCGAGAGATTAATCGCGCAAACCGAGAGATTGTTCGCACAAACCGAGAGATTCTTCGCACGAACCGAGAGATTAATCGCTCAAACCGAGAGATTGTTCCCGCAAACCGAGAGATTGTTCCCGCAAACCGAGAGATTATTCCCGCAAACCGAGAGATTATTCCCGCAAACCGAGAGATTCTCCGCCGAACTTAGGGAAAGATGCGAAATTGTCGCTCGAATTGAAAAAGAGGCTGTCATCGTGTCAGACCTCAACACAAAAAACGTGTGA
- a CDS encoding hypothetical protein (product_source=Hypo-rule applied; cath_funfam=3.40.50.10480; superfamily=48508) — protein MGKKSSTIRKKIFEQLFQEMKKRDNSLHLSNVRVYKGVQFFCIYLANYTEIKHIDEICKIVIEDFFQYLLNNQKQNGMSLSDMKKTISAIQEITNVSSCEHLFDFSLSNLSLWAKLK, from the coding sequence TTGGGTAAAAAATCTAGCACAATTAGAAAAAAAATTTTTGAACAATTGTTTCAAGAAATGAAGAAGCGAGACAATTCGTTGCATCTGTCAAATGTTCGAGTATATAAAGGAGTTCAATTTTTTTGTATCTATTTAGCGAATTATACAGAAATAAAACATATTGATGAAATTTGTAAAATAGTGATCGAGGATTTTTTTCAATATTTACTGAATAATCAAAAACAAAACGGAATGTCATTGTCTGACATGAAAAAGACTATTTCAGCCATTCAAGAGATCACCAACGTTTCTTCTTGTGAGCATTTATTTGATTTCTCTTTATCGAATCTATCACTTTGGGCGAAATTAAAATAA
- a CDS encoding peptidoglycan hydrolase CwlO-like protein (product_source=COG3883; cath_funfam=2.70.70.10,3.40.50.300; cog=COG3883; pfam=PF01551; smart=SM01408; superfamily=51261,75704) → MKKTFFTWSLAAVVGTSSVFFPLTNQTKAESFEEKQAKIKNERSSVQSDISSKKNEIEKLEAEQDQLDAEIKSLDMKVSETAKKIKEKEEQITKTKAEIESLKKQIAELQMRIDERNDLLKDRAKSLQESGGVISYLDVLLGAQSFSDFVSRISAVTTIVEADKKIIEEHQRDMKMKEEAEAKLNQELTDLSEALKEYEMLKKQLDAQIEEKNKMLKEVAAEHDQAMEDLEELEEQDAFLAEQARIIAEQKREYERRLAEQRKASSSSSTASAPAASSSPAVNASGFIWPTSGYVSSKFGPRDGEFHDGIDIAKSGTVPVYAAASGTVIRAYYSSSYGNVAFISHNINGQVYTTVYAHLNSLGVSSGQKVSQGQFVGYMGNTGRSFGQHLHFEVHKGPWNASKSNAINPLTVLP, encoded by the coding sequence GTGAAAAAGACATTTTTTACATGGAGCCTTGCAGCTGTTGTCGGGACAAGCAGTGTTTTTTTTCCGTTAACGAATCAAACAAAAGCTGAATCGTTTGAAGAAAAGCAAGCAAAAATTAAAAATGAACGTTCTTCTGTTCAGTCTGATATTAGCAGCAAAAAAAATGAAATAGAAAAACTAGAAGCAGAACAAGATCAATTAGATGCAGAAATTAAAAGCCTTGATATGAAAGTATCGGAAACGGCAAAGAAAATAAAGGAAAAAGAAGAGCAAATCACAAAGACGAAAGCAGAAATTGAAAGTTTGAAAAAGCAAATTGCTGAATTACAAATGCGAATTGATGAAAGAAATGACCTGTTAAAAGATCGGGCAAAATCTTTGCAAGAAAGCGGGGGCGTCATTAGTTATTTAGACGTCTTATTAGGAGCGCAAAGCTTTAGTGATTTTGTAAGCCGCATTAGTGCCGTAACAACCATTGTTGAAGCAGACAAAAAAATTATCGAAGAGCATCAGCGGGATATGAAAATGAAAGAAGAAGCTGAAGCTAAGCTGAATCAAGAGCTGACGGACTTAAGTGAAGCGCTTAAGGAATATGAAATGTTGAAAAAGCAATTAGATGCTCAAATTGAAGAAAAGAATAAAATGTTAAAAGAAGTAGCGGCAGAACACGATCAAGCGATGGAAGACTTAGAAGAACTAGAAGAGCAAGATGCATTTTTAGCTGAACAAGCACGGATTATTGCTGAACAGAAAAGAGAATATGAGCGTCGATTAGCCGAACAAAGAAAAGCATCATCTTCTTCATCAACCGCAAGCGCACCTGCTGCATCTTCTAGCCCAGCGGTTAATGCAAGCGGATTTATTTGGCCAACATCAGGATATGTTTCTTCTAAATTCGGTCCGCGGGATGGAGAATTTCATGACGGTATAGATATTGCTAAAAGCGGTACAGTACCTGTATATGCTGCTGCATCGGGAACTGTTATTCGTGCTTACTATTCTAGCAGCTACGGCAACGTTGCGTTTATTTCTCATAACATTAATGGCCAAGTGTACACAACTGTTTATGCCCATCTTAATAGCTTAGGTGTATCAAGTGGACAAAAAGTGAGTCAAGGTCAATTTGTCGGCTATATGGGGAACACAGGTCGTTCCTTTGGACAACACTTACACTTTGAAGTGCATAAAGGACCTTGGAATGCAAGCAAGTCCAATGCGATTAATCCTTTAACTGTCCTTCCGTAA
- a CDS encoding hypothetical protein (product_source=Hypo-rule applied; cath_funfam=2.30.42.10; smart=SM00228; superfamily=161093,50156; transmembrane_helix_parts=Outside_1_23,TMhelix_24_46,Inside_47_76,TMhelix_77_99,Outside_100_113,TMhelix_114_132,Inside_133_152,TMhelix_153_175,Outside_176_219,TMhelix_220_242,Inside_243_261,TMhelix_262_293,Outside_294_411), with translation MNILTLKVVSIIVHQWFIEGLYSIGRFFLHPFVYFFLIYSFVLGFIRVKRERKSFHIRVYDAFEEIRFTYTKGIVVGLFFSIISLAFGFYLSFGAIVLWTLVTFVFSLTFRPRLLSPVITVGTTILLIPIFLKWREGNHWIDTFFVDLEKINVPVFTLLFVLFIVLEGILVYRTGHLRTSPFIIKSQRGLPIGNHAAKRTWLVPFLLFVPGGELESPFTWWPVFSMNGESFLLLFLPLIVGFEQRIQGSLPKESIQTTGKRIIWLGILCLIPGFLSIWVPLFSFITVLIALIGHEFITVKQRMNDDSASYYFSKRDQGLIILGTLPNSPGEKMGLKVGEILLKANGKSVKSKLEFYEALQQNRAYCKLEVKGLNGEIRYVKGALYEGSHHELGILFVPDDKKWEKEAASIS, from the coding sequence ATGAACATTTTAACGCTCAAGGTGGTGAGTATTATCGTTCATCAATGGTTCATCGAAGGGCTTTATAGCATCGGTCGTTTTTTCCTTCATCCATTTGTTTATTTCTTTTTGATTTATTCATTTGTTCTTGGTTTCATTCGCGTGAAAAGAGAAAGAAAATCGTTTCATATTCGTGTTTATGATGCATTTGAGGAGATTCGTTTTACATATACGAAGGGGATTGTCGTTGGGCTTTTCTTTTCCATCATCAGCCTTGCTTTCGGATTTTATTTATCATTTGGGGCAATTGTTTTATGGACATTAGTGACATTTGTTTTCAGCTTAACGTTTCGTCCCCGATTACTCTCACCTGTCATAACAGTAGGTACAACCATTTTATTGATCCCTATTTTTCTAAAATGGAGAGAAGGGAACCATTGGATAGACACCTTTTTTGTTGATTTAGAAAAAATTAATGTTCCCGTGTTCACCTTATTATTTGTTTTATTTATTGTCTTGGAAGGAATTTTAGTTTACCGAACAGGACATCTTCGCACCTCTCCATTTATTATCAAAAGTCAACGTGGTTTACCGATTGGAAATCATGCAGCAAAACGAACATGGTTAGTTCCATTTTTATTGTTTGTTCCTGGAGGAGAGCTTGAATCTCCTTTTACTTGGTGGCCAGTTTTCTCCATGAATGGGGAGTCATTTTTACTGCTGTTTTTACCGTTAATAGTCGGGTTTGAGCAGCGCATCCAAGGATCATTACCGAAGGAGAGTATTCAAACGACAGGAAAACGAATTATTTGGCTTGGGATTTTGTGCTTGATTCCAGGTTTTCTTTCCATTTGGGTTCCGCTCTTTTCCTTTATAACTGTATTGATCGCTCTGATAGGACATGAATTCATTACCGTCAAGCAACGAATGAATGACGATTCCGCTTCCTATTATTTTTCAAAACGAGATCAAGGCTTAATCATATTAGGAACGCTGCCAAACTCTCCAGGTGAAAAAATGGGACTAAAAGTTGGAGAAATTTTGCTAAAAGCAAATGGAAAGAGCGTCAAATCAAAATTAGAATTTTACGAAGCGCTGCAGCAAAACCGCGCCTATTGTAAGCTTGAAGTAAAGGGGCTAAATGGAGAAATTCGCTACGTAAAAGGAGCACTTTACGAGGGAAGCCATCATGAACTCGGCATCCTTTTCGTTCCAGACGATAAAAAATGGGAAAAAGAAGCTGCTTCCATATCATAG
- a CDS encoding cytochrome c oxidase subunit 1 (product_source=KO:K02274; cath_funfam=1.10.287.70,1.20.210.10; cog=COG0843; ko=KO:K02274; pfam=PF00115; superfamily=81442; tigrfam=TIGR02891; transmembrane_helix_parts=Inside_1_26,TMhelix_27_49,Outside_50_68,TMhelix_69_91,Inside_92_103,TMhelix_104_126,Outside_127_152,TMhelix_153_175,Inside_176_194,TMhelix_195_217,Outside_218_236,TMhelix_237_259,Inside_260_271,TMhelix_272_294,Outside_295_308,TMhelix_309_331,Inside_332_343,TMhelix_344_366,Outside_367_375,TMhelix_376_398,Inside_399_416,TMhelix_417_439,Outside_440_458,TMhelix_459_481,Inside_482_549,TMhelix_550_569,Outside_570_572,TMhelix_573_595,Inside_596_611), which yields MKTNLIYKKNIVLDYLTTVDHKKIAHLYLFAGLFFFLLAGLEALLIRIQLMFPQNDFVSAGFYNQLLTMHGTTMLFLAATPILFGFMNAIVPLQIGARDVAFPFLNSLGFWLFLFGGLLLNLSFFLGGAPDAGWTSYTTLALETPTHGTEFYTIGLQISGLGTLISAINFLTTIINMRAPGMTYMRMPLFTWSTFVSSALILFAFPVLTVALFFLMLDRLFGTAFFNISLGGNSIIWEHLFWIFGHPEVYLLMLPAFGIFSETIPAFSKKRLFGYTSMVFATVLIGFLGFMVWAHHMFTTGLGPIANSIFALATMAIGVPTGIKIFNWLFTMWGGSIWTTTAMLWSIAFIVSFTIGGVTGVMVAAAPADFQFHDTYFVVAHFHYVLVGGVVFALFAALHYWWPKMFGKILNERLGKISFWLFFIGFHLTFFIQHFLGLWGMPRRIFTYLPGQGFDLGNFISSIGAIFMTIATAVMLVNIIITFAKGEKAGNDPWDARTMEWALSSPPPEYNFKQIPLVKGLDPWWIEKQQGNKELTPAEPLQDIHMPNPSILPFIISFGLFVSGFSAIYKNDINIGTIGIIMGLAITFGTMFVRSAKDDHGYHIEKHEINE from the coding sequence ATGAAAACAAATTTAATTTATAAAAAAAATATCGTCTTAGACTATTTAACAACCGTTGACCATAAAAAAATTGCTCATTTATATTTGTTTGCAGGCCTTTTCTTCTTTCTTTTAGCAGGACTTGAAGCATTATTGATCCGGATTCAATTAATGTTTCCACAAAATGATTTTGTCAGTGCAGGCTTTTATAATCAATTGTTAACGATGCACGGGACGACCATGCTTTTTTTAGCAGCAACACCCATTTTGTTCGGTTTTATGAATGCGATTGTGCCACTGCAAATTGGCGCACGCGATGTAGCGTTTCCGTTTTTAAATTCATTAGGGTTTTGGCTCTTTTTATTTGGCGGGCTTTTACTTAATTTAAGCTTTTTTTTAGGTGGAGCTCCTGATGCAGGATGGACTTCCTACACAACTTTGGCGTTGGAAACTCCAACACACGGAACAGAGTTTTATACAATTGGTTTACAAATATCCGGTCTAGGAACTCTTATTTCAGCGATTAATTTTTTAACGACCATTATTAATATGAGAGCCCCAGGAATGACTTACATGAGAATGCCGCTGTTCACATGGTCAACATTTGTTTCCTCTGCTTTAATTTTGTTTGCCTTTCCTGTATTAACGGTTGCCTTATTTTTTTTAATGTTAGACCGTTTATTTGGAACTGCATTTTTTAACATTTCGTTAGGCGGGAATTCAATCATTTGGGAGCATTTATTTTGGATTTTCGGACATCCAGAAGTGTACTTATTAATGCTTCCAGCGTTCGGCATTTTTTCAGAGACGATTCCGGCTTTTTCGAAAAAAAGGCTGTTTGGCTATACGTCGATGGTTTTTGCCACAGTATTAATCGGATTTTTAGGGTTTATGGTGTGGGCTCATCATATGTTTACGACAGGACTTGGACCGATTGCGAATTCTATTTTTGCCTTAGCAACAATGGCCATTGGGGTTCCAACTGGTATTAAAATATTCAACTGGCTCTTTACAATGTGGGGAGGGAGTATCTGGACGACCACAGCGATGCTCTGGTCGATTGCTTTTATCGTTTCCTTTACAATCGGCGGTGTGACAGGTGTTATGGTTGCAGCTGCGCCGGCTGATTTCCAATTTCATGACACATACTTTGTCGTTGCCCACTTTCATTATGTGCTTGTAGGCGGTGTTGTTTTTGCCCTTTTCGCTGCTTTACATTACTGGTGGCCAAAAATGTTCGGAAAGATTTTAAATGAAAGATTAGGAAAAATTTCGTTTTGGCTCTTTTTTATAGGTTTTCACCTCACTTTCTTTATTCAACATTTTTTAGGTTTATGGGGAATGCCGAGACGAATTTTTACTTATTTGCCTGGACAAGGATTTGATTTGGGAAATTTCATTAGTTCGATCGGTGCTATCTTTATGACGATCGCTACTGCTGTCATGTTAGTGAACATTATCATTACCTTTGCGAAAGGAGAAAAAGCGGGAAATGATCCATGGGATGCGAGAACGATGGAGTGGGCACTCTCTTCCCCTCCACCTGAGTATAATTTTAAACAAATCCCATTAGTTAAAGGACTCGATCCTTGGTGGATTGAAAAGCAGCAAGGTAATAAGGAATTAACGCCTGCTGAGCCGCTGCAGGATATTCACATGCCAAATCCGTCCATATTGCCTTTTATTATTTCTTTTGGACTTTTTGTTTCTGGGTTTAGCGCTATATACAAAAATGATATAAATATTGGAACCATTGGTATAATTATGGGACTTGCGATTACGTTTGGGACGATGTTTGTCCGTTCGGCTAAAGATGATCACGGCTACCATATTGAAAAGCATGAAATAAACGAGTAG
- a CDS encoding cytochrome c oxidase assembly factor CtaG (product_source=COG3336; cog=COG3336; transmembrane_helix_parts=Inside_1_6,TMhelix_7_29,Outside_30_43,TMhelix_44_63,Inside_64_75,TMhelix_76_98,Outside_99_117,TMhelix_118_140,Inside_141_141,TMhelix_142_162,Outside_163_171,TMhelix_172_191,Inside_192_213,TMhelix_214_236,Outside_237_263), translating to MKMEQLSFSYNLILFVLLFMIEFAAALWYQKASKSWSAHLLNQLSFYLGLLLLLLENFLSIVIESENMILQMFYDMLFWFVIPPLILIGLEKYLHRLFWYYRFRHLLLFLIKPRTTKILFFSFLFMYFMTDLPIFLTIVLKLLITMTSYLLWWSLIISSVFIQPQQNEKEKILTLFVNMVIITFILYLFYLTNQSTFKEMRQISLIHVDQQIDLLLGILIFLGGFHVVSLTFIAYFFVKWGKREHVIDPINVAGWLGKSPKRG from the coding sequence ATGAAAATGGAACAGTTGTCTTTTTCCTATAATCTAATCTTGTTTGTCCTTTTATTTATGATTGAGTTTGCAGCAGCGTTATGGTATCAAAAAGCAAGCAAATCTTGGTCAGCTCATCTATTGAATCAATTATCCTTTTATTTAGGCCTCTTATTATTATTGCTTGAAAACTTCCTTTCAATCGTAATAGAATCCGAAAATATGATCCTGCAAATGTTTTATGATATGTTGTTTTGGTTTGTTATACCTCCCCTCATTTTAATAGGGTTAGAAAAATATTTGCATCGCCTTTTTTGGTATTATCGTTTCCGCCATCTTCTTCTATTTTTAATCAAGCCTAGAACTACGAAAATTTTATTTTTTTCCTTTTTATTCATGTATTTCATGACGGACTTACCCATTTTTTTAACTATTGTATTGAAATTGCTCATTACGATGACTTCCTATTTGCTATGGTGGAGCCTCATTATTTCTTCTGTTTTTATTCAACCACAACAAAATGAAAAGGAAAAAATACTCACCCTTTTCGTCAACATGGTCATAATTACTTTTATCCTATATTTGTTCTATTTAACGAACCAATCGACTTTCAAAGAGATGAGGCAAATTTCCCTCATTCATGTTGATCAACAAATAGATTTATTGTTAGGAATACTTATATTTTTAGGGGGATTTCATGTCGTCAGCTTAACGTTTATCGCCTACTTTTTTGTCAAATGGGGAAAGCGTGAACATGTTATCGACCCCATCAATGTTGCTGGCTGGCTAGGAAAATCACCAAAAAGAGGATAA
- a CDS encoding general stress protein CsbA (product_source=COG4897; cog=COG4897; pfam=PF09964; smart=SM01207; superfamily=161098; transmembrane_helix_parts=Inside_1_4,TMhelix_5_27,Outside_28_41,TMhelix_42_64,Inside_65_76) — MLKLVLAAFVPFLLVLFFTRVTYNHYVGTLLTAALLIASYYAGHMNTIYVAILDVVSLIAGFIVANKMKENVKKST, encoded by the coding sequence ATGTTAAAGCTTGTTCTCGCTGCCTTTGTCCCGTTTTTACTCGTATTATTTTTTACACGTGTTACGTACAATCATTATGTCGGAACACTTTTAACAGCGGCTCTTCTCATTGCGTCTTACTACGCTGGACATATGAATACTATCTATGTTGCCATACTAGATGTTGTTAGTCTCATTGCTGGTTTTATTGTCGCAAACAAAATGAAGGAAAATGTGAAAAAATCTACGTAA
- a CDS encoding cell division transport system permease protein (product_source=KO:K09811; cath_funfam=3.40.50.1980; cog=COG2177; ko=KO:K09811; pfam=PF02687; superfamily=55021; transmembrane_helix_parts=Inside_1_20,TMhelix_21_43,Outside_44_166,TMhelix_167_189,Inside_190_219,TMhelix_220_242,Outside_243_265,TMhelix_266_288,Inside_289_296) translates to MINTLGRHLRESIKSLARNTWMTFASVSAVMVTLLLVGTFLVIMFNLNNIAKNIENDVEIRVLIDVTANQDQRDQLKKKLESLPQVESVTFSSKDEELENLISSFGEEGEAFKLFEQENPLNDVFVIKTKNPEDTPATAQKIEKFDHVSDVRYAEETVERLFKVVNIGRNVGIVLIIGLVFTAMFLISNTIKVTIFARRREIEIMKLVGATNWFIRWPFFLEGLFLGVSGSIIPIIILIIIYKRFVEWANPYVQGSFIELLPLNPFLFQVSAILIFLGAFIGIWGSLMSVRKFLKV, encoded by the coding sequence TCTCAGCAGTAATGGTGACGTTATTGCTTGTCGGCACTTTTCTTGTCATCATGTTTAATTTAAATAACATCGCAAAGAACATTGAAAATGATGTCGAAATACGAGTTCTCATTGATGTAACAGCAAATCAGGACCAACGAGATCAATTGAAAAAAAAGCTGGAAAGCCTGCCGCAAGTTGAAAGCGTCACGTTCTCATCAAAAGATGAGGAACTAGAAAATTTAATTAGTAGTTTTGGCGAAGAAGGGGAAGCCTTCAAGCTTTTTGAACAAGAAAATCCACTGAATGATGTTTTTGTGATTAAGACGAAAAACCCAGAAGATACGCCAGCTACTGCCCAAAAAATTGAAAAGTTTGATCACGTATCAGATGTCCGTTATGCTGAAGAAACGGTTGAAAGACTTTTTAAAGTTGTAAACATCGGAAGAAACGTAGGGATTGTGTTAATTATCGGCCTCGTTTTTACGGCCATGTTCTTAATTTCTAATACGATCAAGGTAACCATCTTTGCGAGAAGACGAGAAATTGAGATTATGAAACTTGTTGGAGCAACGAATTGGTTTATTCGCTGGCCGTTTTTTCTAGAAGGTTTATTCCTTGGGGTATCAGGATCGATCATTCCGATAATTATTTTGATCATCATTTACAAACGTTTTGTCGAGTGGGCGAATCCTTATGTTCAAGGATCCTTTATAGAACTTTTGCCACTTAATCCTTTTCTATTCCAAGTATCAGCGATTCTCATTTTCCTCGGAGCCTTTATCGGAATCTGGGGCAGTTTAATGTCGGTAAGAAAATTTTTAAAAGTATAG
- a CDS encoding carboxyl-terminal processing protease (product_source=KO:K03797; cath_funfam=1.10.101.10,2.30.42.10,3.90.226.10; cog=COG0793; ko=KO:K03797; pfam=PF01471,PF03572,PF13180; smart=SM00228,SM00245; superfamily=47090,52096; tigrfam=TIGR00225; transmembrane_helix_parts=Inside_1_6,TMhelix_7_25,Outside_26_486), with product MRKKITTLWFMILTILLCTLGAVGVEHTKQLNGINQQESVPAFSQTAESKEMNEIPNFGKLKQAYELILEKYVERVDEEKLLEGAIQGMLSALEDPYSVYMDKETTEQFTQSLGSSFEGIGAEVGVNNGKVIIVSPFKNSPAEKVGLKPNDQIVEIDGQPVDGLNLHETVLKIRGKKGTTVHITVQRSGHKEPLQFEVKRDEIPIETVFSSLEEKDGKKIGVLEVTSFSENTADDFVKKLTELEKEKIDGLVIDVRGNPGGYLQSVEAILKQFIPKDKPYIQIENRNGDRQMYFSERKDKKPYPIAVLIDKGSASASEILAGAMKEAGGYEIIGESSFGKGTVQQAIPMKDGSNIKLTLYKWLTPNGNWIHNRGIEPTVHIELPNYFKAPPLQINGVLKEDMNNDQVQIAQHLLKGIGYEPGRTDGYYDKNTKLAVSAFQQIHHLPPTGEIDKKTAFLLNEQIQKEKSKKENDLQLQTAIRVLLNE from the coding sequence ATGAGAAAAAAAATCACAACGTTATGGTTTATGATCTTAACCATTCTATTATGCACATTAGGTGCTGTTGGTGTTGAACATACGAAGCAATTAAATGGAATCAATCAACAAGAATCGGTTCCAGCTTTTTCGCAAACAGCCGAATCGAAGGAAATGAATGAAATCCCAAATTTCGGAAAATTGAAACAAGCCTATGAGCTCATTTTAGAAAAGTATGTCGAACGGGTAGATGAGGAGAAGCTATTAGAGGGAGCTATTCAAGGAATGTTGTCAGCTCTCGAAGATCCATATTCAGTTTATATGGATAAAGAGACGACAGAGCAATTTACCCAATCACTCGGTTCATCGTTTGAAGGAATTGGTGCCGAAGTTGGGGTGAACAATGGTAAGGTTATTATCGTTTCGCCATTTAAAAATTCTCCAGCGGAAAAAGTAGGATTAAAGCCAAATGATCAAATAGTGGAAATTGATGGACAACCAGTGGATGGCTTAAACTTACATGAAACGGTATTGAAAATTCGCGGCAAAAAAGGAACAACGGTTCATATCACGGTTCAACGCTCCGGGCATAAGGAACCGCTGCAGTTTGAAGTAAAACGGGATGAGATTCCAATTGAAACGGTTTTTAGCTCATTAGAAGAGAAGGATGGTAAGAAAATAGGGGTGTTGGAAGTCACTTCATTTTCGGAAAATACCGCTGACGATTTTGTGAAAAAGCTGACAGAGTTAGAAAAAGAAAAAATAGATGGTCTCGTTATAGATGTTCGTGGAAATCCAGGAGGCTATTTACAGTCTGTTGAAGCGATTTTAAAGCAATTTATTCCGAAGGATAAGCCGTATATTCAAATTGAAAATCGAAATGGAGATCGACAAATGTATTTTTCCGAACGAAAAGACAAGAAGCCTTATCCTATTGCAGTCTTAATTGATAAGGGCAGTGCTTCCGCATCCGAAATATTAGCAGGAGCGATGAAAGAAGCAGGCGGATATGAAATAATAGGGGAATCTTCTTTTGGAAAAGGAACTGTTCAACAAGCCATTCCAATGAAGGACGGGAGCAACATTAAGCTAACTCTTTACAAATGGCTCACTCCAAATGGAAATTGGATCCATAATCGTGGCATTGAGCCAACCGTTCATATCGAGCTGCCTAATTATTTTAAAGCACCACCGTTGCAAATAAATGGTGTGTTAAAAGAAGATATGAATAATGATCAAGTGCAGATTGCCCAACATTTATTAAAAGGCATTGGATATGAACCAGGAAGAACGGATGGATATTATGATAAGAATACGAAGCTGGCTGTATCAGCTTTCCAACAAATTCATCATCTTCCCCCAACTGGCGAAATCGATAAAAAAACGGCCTTTTTGCTTAATGAACAAATACAAAAGGAAAAAAGTAAAAAGGAAAACGATTTACAGCTGCAAACAGCTATTCGCGTATTATTAAATGAATGA